A window of the Lolium perenne isolate Kyuss_39 chromosome 7, Kyuss_2.0, whole genome shotgun sequence genome harbors these coding sequences:
- the LOC127318036 gene encoding small ribosomal subunit protein eS30z/eS30y/eS30x, translating to MTRGNALYKIPDPHLGFLFSLHNRRREPSAPSPSNPPPPQLHSLSAAVDMGKVHGSLARAGKVRGQTPKVAKQDKKKQPRGRAHKRIQYNRRFVTAVVGFGKKRGPNSSEK from the exons ATGACCCGAGGAAACGCGCTATATAAAATCCCTGATCCCCACCTAGGTTTCCTCTTCTCCCTCCACAACCGCCGCCGCGAACCCTCAGCGCCCTCGCCCTCCAACCCTCCCCCGCCGCAGCTCCACAGCCTCAGCGCCGCCGTCGACATGG GTAAGGTTCACGGATCGCTGGCTCGTGCCGGGAAGGTGCGCGGGCAGACCCCCAAGGTCGCCAAGCAGGACAAGAAGAAGCAGCCCCGCGGCCGCGCCCACAAGAGGATCCAGTACAACCGCCGCTTCGTCACCGCCGTCGTCGGCTTCGGCAAGAAGCGCGGCCCCAACTCCTCCGAGAAGTAG